One genomic region from Candidatus Chlorobium masyuteum encodes:
- the rpsT gene encoding 30S ribosomal protein S20 gives MPLHKSAEKRLRQSERRNARNRARKKELKVLVKNMQKLIDTRADKAEVEVAYRSAVQKLDRLGVKNYIHANKASRKKSQLTRLLNSYGKAE, from the coding sequence ATGCCTTTACACAAATCGGCTGAAAAAAGACTGCGGCAGTCAGAAAGAAGAAATGCCAGGAACAGAGCAAGGAAAAAAGAGCTTAAAGTTCTTGTCAAAAATATGCAGAAACTGATTGATACCCGTGCAGACAAGGCGGAAGTTGAGGTCGCCTATCGTTCGGCTGTTCAGAAACTCGATCGTCTTGGCGTCAAGAACTATATCCATGCCAATAAAGCATCCAGAAAGAAGTCACAACTGACTCGTCTCTTGAACAGTTACGGCAAAGCCGAGTAA
- the ruvA gene encoding Holliday junction branch migration protein RuvA, translating into MFAYFRGRLVSLLPEEAVVEVSGIAYRFLISASTSRQLPVPGSEVLLYSHLSVREDAHQLYGFLTEAERQMFRLLILTSGVGPKLALAVLSGLQVAEVYDAILANTPERLYGITGVGKKTAARIILELRDKILKLSPAGTIAAPAAQLSSRMRDDAINALVTLGFSRVTVQKAVDSILEKNSALSVEEVIKSALVSIHNS; encoded by the coding sequence ATGTTTGCATATTTTCGTGGCAGGCTTGTTTCACTCCTGCCGGAAGAGGCGGTTGTAGAAGTTTCCGGGATTGCCTACCGGTTTCTTATCTCCGCGAGCACCAGCCGACAGCTGCCTGTACCGGGCAGTGAAGTATTGCTTTATTCCCATCTCTCGGTCAGAGAGGATGCCCATCAGCTTTATGGTTTTCTTACGGAAGCCGAGCGGCAGATGTTCCGCCTGCTTATACTGACTTCCGGCGTGGGGCCAAAGCTTGCTCTTGCGGTTCTTTCCGGCTTGCAGGTTGCGGAAGTTTATGACGCCATCCTGGCGAACACTCCTGAACGGCTTTACGGGATCACCGGTGTAGGCAAAAAGACCGCCGCACGCATAATTCTTGAATTGCGGGATAAAATCCTGAAACTGTCTCCTGCCGGGACTATTGCGGCACCGGCAGCACAGCTCTCCTCCCGGATGAGGGATGATGCAATCAACGCCCTTGTGACGCTCGGTTTCTCCAGAGTTACAGTACAGAAAGCTGTGGACTCCATTCTTGAAAAAAATTCCGCTCTCAGTGTTGAGGAGGTAATCAAATCAGCTCTTGTTTCAATTCATAACAGTTAG
- a CDS encoding bifunctional folylpolyglutamate synthase/dihydrofolate synthase has protein sequence MTYQDALDFLYPLHRFGIKPGLDVVRSLLDHLGSPERRLGLVIHIAGTNGKGTVAAALASIFQASGKKTALYTSPHLVDFSERMRINGEPIPGERVACYCSQLKERAADTPYTFFEATTAIAFAWFADEQVDVSIIETGMGGRLDATNILDPAYAVITSIGLDHTDWLGETRALIAEEKAAIIKKGCRVFTAVSDPEAFQPISWVAGLHEVLLFVAGQDAVWSVLCAEAGALQLDLRTASGYYPALKAPLSGSFHASNVALAVMVAEDAGVAPASIYAGLEQLLRTGYRARLEKIGVHPAVLLDVSHNSDGMRQTVNAIADFRSAYRAVHVILGLASDKDAVSVIRELTRLDCDFYPVNIPSERSVPAEQLALLCVDEGNEAKVFKTGGEALGYLREYSKPDDLILVTGSFYLAGEIIASGC, from the coding sequence GTGACCTATCAGGACGCGCTTGATTTTCTCTACCCGCTTCACCGGTTCGGCATAAAGCCGGGTCTTGACGTTGTGCGCTCGCTGCTTGATCACCTTGGTTCTCCCGAAAGACGTCTCGGTCTGGTGATTCATATTGCCGGTACGAATGGAAAAGGGACCGTTGCCGCCGCTCTTGCATCAATATTCCAGGCTTCCGGCAAAAAAACCGCACTTTACACCTCTCCTCATCTTGTTGATTTCAGTGAAAGAATGCGCATCAACGGTGAACCGATTCCCGGAGAGCGGGTGGCCTGTTACTGTTCACAGCTCAAAGAGCGAGCGGCCGATACTCCTTACACCTTTTTTGAAGCGACAACAGCGATAGCCTTTGCCTGGTTTGCTGATGAACAGGTTGATGTTTCCATTATCGAGACGGGCATGGGGGGGCGGCTTGATGCCACCAATATTCTGGATCCAGCCTATGCAGTTATTACAAGCATCGGGCTGGATCATACGGATTGGCTTGGAGAGACCCGCGCACTGATTGCGGAGGAAAAAGCGGCCATAATAAAAAAAGGGTGCAGGGTTTTTACTGCGGTTTCCGATCCTGAAGCTTTTCAGCCGATATCCTGGGTGGCTGGATTGCATGAAGTATTGCTCTTTGTCGCAGGTCAGGATGCGGTCTGGAGTGTTCTCTGTGCCGAAGCAGGAGCGCTTCAGCTTGATCTCCGGACGGCTTCAGGGTATTATCCGGCTCTTAAAGCGCCGCTGAGCGGATCGTTTCATGCCTCCAATGTAGCTCTTGCAGTGATGGTTGCCGAGGATGCCGGTGTTGCACCGGCATCTATCTATGCAGGTCTTGAACAGCTTTTACGGACCGGTTACCGGGCAAGACTGGAGAAGATAGGAGTGCATCCCGCCGTGCTCCTTGATGTATCGCACAATTCCGATGGCATGCGCCAGACTGTCAATGCCATAGCTGATTTCCGGAGCGCATACCGGGCTGTACACGTTATTCTTGGTCTGGCTTCGGACAAGGATGCCGTTTCGGTTATCAGGGAGCTTACCCGTCTTGACTGCGATTTTTATCCGGTCAATATTCCCTCGGAACGTAGCGTTCCCGCAGAACAGCTTGCCCTGTTATGCGTTGATGAGGGCAATGAGGCAAAGGTGTTTAAAACAGGAGGTGAGGCGCTCGGGTATCTGAGGGAGTATTCGAAACCTGATGACCTGATTCTTGTGACCGGATCATTTTATCTTGCAGGAGAGATTATTGCTTCAGGTTGCTGA
- the rho gene encoding transcription termination factor Rho, with amino-acid sequence MSNNPVFKGLDINMLQKKKVFELHALAKEIGVTAAGLRKEELIFKIIEAQSQKNSDSESGNVMVNTGVLQVIPEGYGFLRSANYNYLSSPDDIYVSPSQIKRFNMRTGDTVSGQVRAPKEGERFFALLKINTIDGNDPEITRERPYFENLTPLFPRERLKLETKQSEYCGRIMDIFTPIGKGQRGLIVAQPKTGKTMLLQMIANAIIKNHPEVYLIVLLIDERPEEVTDMARSVPAEVVSSTFDEDPERHVLVADMVLEKAKRLVEVGRDVVVLLDSITRLARAHNTIIPHSGKILSGGIDANALTKPKRFFGAARNIEEGGSLTIIATALVDTGSRMDDVIFEEFKGTGNMELLLDRRLSERRIFPSIDILRSGTRKEELLFSQEELSRTWLLRKYLADKNPIECMEFMREKMADTKDNKDFFKYMNA; translated from the coding sequence ATGTCGAACAATCCGGTTTTTAAAGGTCTGGACATCAATATGCTCCAGAAAAAGAAAGTTTTTGAGCTGCATGCTTTAGCCAAAGAGATTGGTGTTACGGCGGCAGGGTTGCGGAAGGAGGAGCTGATTTTCAAGATTATCGAAGCCCAGTCGCAGAAAAACAGCGATTCTGAAAGTGGCAATGTGATGGTCAATACCGGTGTTCTCCAGGTTATCCCGGAAGGGTACGGTTTTTTACGCTCAGCCAACTACAACTACCTCTCCTCTCCTGATGATATATATGTCTCTCCTTCGCAAATCAAGCGCTTCAACATGCGTACCGGTGATACGGTATCCGGCCAGGTCCGGGCGCCGAAAGAGGGTGAGCGTTTCTTTGCACTGCTGAAGATCAACACCATAGACGGCAACGATCCCGAAATTACACGGGAGCGCCCCTATTTTGAAAACCTCACCCCTCTTTTTCCCCGCGAACGGCTCAAGCTTGAAACCAAGCAGTCGGAATACTGCGGGCGGATTATGGATATTTTCACACCGATAGGAAAGGGACAGAGAGGCTTGATTGTTGCGCAGCCGAAAACCGGCAAGACCATGCTTCTGCAGATGATTGCCAATGCGATCATCAAAAATCATCCCGAGGTCTACCTTATTGTGCTGCTCATTGATGAACGCCCTGAAGAGGTGACCGATATGGCACGCAGTGTGCCTGCAGAGGTCGTCAGTTCAACGTTTGACGAGGATCCTGAACGCCACGTCCTTGTGGCTGATATGGTACTGGAGAAGGCCAAGCGGCTTGTAGAGGTTGGCCGTGATGTTGTGGTGCTGCTCGACTCCATTACCAGGCTGGCACGGGCTCATAATACCATCATTCCACACTCCGGAAAAATTCTCTCCGGTGGTATTGATGCCAATGCGCTGACCAAACCCAAGCGCTTTTTCGGTGCAGCCCGTAATATTGAGGAGGGGGGCAGTCTTACTATTATAGCCACAGCACTTGTTGATACCGGTTCGCGTATGGATGATGTTATCTTTGAAGAGTTCAAGGGTACCGGTAATATGGAGCTTCTGCTTGATCGCCGCCTTTCCGAACGGCGGATATTTCCTTCCATTGATATTCTCCGTTCCGGCACCCGCAAGGAGGAGCTGCTCTTTTCACAGGAAGAGCTTTCCAGAACATGGCTTCTCAGAAAATATCTTGCCGACAAAAATCCGATCGAATGCATGGAGTTCATGCGCGAGAAAATGGCCGACACAAAGGACAACAAGGACTTTTTCAAATACATGAATGCATGA
- a CDS encoding electron transfer flavoprotein subunit beta/FixA family protein — protein MNIAVCLCQVPDSASVIGFADGALDRSRINEVMNPYDEYALEEAVCLKERIAGSLVTVFTVAPLSAKDMLRKALALGADRAVLVSAAEPSDPYFTALQLKSALMEFYEGILPDLVFCGKSSTDFQSAEVPSMLGALLGIASVSGVTSLNVSGEHLHLEREIEGGVEQIELHYPVVISAEKGLNQPRKTTVKAVMEARKKPIDLLAVSVDGAPLVLVSDFKALERKKVCRFAEDEKELVLLLSNECSLFSAD, from the coding sequence ATGAATATTGCTGTATGTCTCTGTCAGGTGCCTGATAGTGCGTCGGTTATCGGTTTTGCTGACGGAGCATTAGACCGTTCGAGAATCAACGAGGTTATGAATCCATACGATGAGTATGCCCTTGAGGAAGCGGTGTGCCTTAAAGAGCGTATTGCGGGGAGTTTGGTAACCGTCTTCACTGTTGCTCCTTTGTCGGCTAAAGATATGCTGCGAAAAGCGCTTGCACTGGGAGCCGACCGGGCAGTTCTCGTGAGTGCAGCTGAACCCTCTGATCCCTATTTTACAGCCCTGCAACTGAAGAGTGCGCTGATGGAATTTTATGAAGGGATTTTACCCGACCTTGTTTTTTGCGGAAAAAGCTCTACCGACTTTCAGAGTGCAGAGGTTCCTTCAATGCTCGGAGCATTGCTGGGTATAGCATCGGTAAGCGGCGTTACCTCTCTGAATGTTTCGGGTGAGCATCTGCATCTTGAGCGGGAGATTGAGGGTGGTGTTGAGCAGATTGAGCTTCACTATCCGGTCGTGATCAGTGCCGAAAAAGGGTTGAATCAGCCCCGGAAAACAACGGTCAAGGCCGTCATGGAGGCCAGGAAAAAGCCGATAGATCTTTTAGCCGTGTCGGTTGACGGGGCTCCTCTGGTTCTCGTGAGTGACTTTAAAGCTCTTGAACGAAAAAAAGTATGCCGATTTGCAGAGGATGAAAAAGAGCTGGTACTGCTCCTCTCCAATGAATGTTCTCTTTTTTCGGCTGATTAA
- a CDS encoding electron transfer flavoprotein subunit alpha/FixB family protein codes for MTRFLVFLEQREGVLKKSSIDAWNRVQEIAALSAGAMVTGLIAGPVDRQPIGDLLAGDGVVYHANEELLRPYRQEFYTRLVTSLIKQESISALFFADSSLSRDLAPRLSVLLKASLLSGDLLFNRQGHPDGSFRPVYSGLATASFLPQRNITIYNLSPSRGMVTRSSADGTIQVLPIELHQQSSDNLLAEVRRIVLRQNSLDIAEAGIIVAGGRGMGSSAGFALLEELAALLGGAVGASRFAVDEGWRPHAEQIGQTGKTVAPQLYFACGVSGAPQHLAGVASSAIVVAINSDHDAPVFQVADFGIVGDVHLVLPKLIEALKEFLKKK; via the coding sequence ATGACAAGATTTCTGGTGTTTCTGGAGCAAAGGGAGGGGGTTCTGAAAAAATCCTCTATTGATGCATGGAACAGGGTTCAGGAGATCGCGGCTTTATCTGCGGGTGCAATGGTGACCGGTCTTATTGCCGGCCCGGTGGACAGGCAGCCGATTGGCGATCTCCTTGCCGGAGACGGGGTCGTTTATCATGCAAATGAAGAGTTGCTCCGCCCGTACCGGCAGGAATTCTATACCCGTCTTGTTACCTCGCTGATCAAGCAGGAGAGTATTTCCGCACTCTTTTTTGCCGATTCATCTCTAAGCAGGGATCTGGCACCTCGACTTTCAGTCTTGCTTAAGGCTTCACTGCTCTCGGGAGATCTCCTTTTCAACCGGCAGGGGCATCCTGACGGTTCTTTCCGTCCGGTTTATTCGGGTCTGGCCACAGCTTCGTTCTTACCGCAGCGAAATATCACCATCTATAATCTTTCGCCTTCCCGGGGAATGGTCACCCGCTCTTCTGCCGACGGCACAATTCAGGTGCTGCCGATAGAGCTGCATCAACAAAGCAGCGATAACCTTCTTGCTGAAGTTCGCAGGATTGTTCTTCGCCAGAACAGCCTTGATATTGCCGAAGCCGGTATAATTGTTGCCGGAGGCAGAGGAATGGGGAGCAGCGCGGGCTTTGCCCTGCTTGAAGAGCTTGCAGCTCTTCTTGGCGGAGCAGTCGGCGCCAGCCGATTTGCTGTTGATGAAGGGTGGCGACCCCATGCTGAGCAGATAGGTCAGACCGGCAAAACGGTTGCGCCGCAACTCTATTTTGCCTGTGGAGTCTCCGGTGCTCCCCAGCATCTGGCAGGAGTTGCATCATCGGCAATAGTGGTGGCCATCAACAGTGATCATGATGCGCCTGTTTTTCAGGTTGCAGATTTTGGTATTGTGGGTGATGTGCATCTTGTGCTTCCAAAACTGATCGAAGCGCTAAAGGAATTTTTGAAGAAGAAATGA
- a CDS encoding bifunctional nuclease family protein, with translation MRKLQVDILGLSTSPHTNGAYALILYELEGKRKLPIIIGGFEAQAIALKLENIKPPRPFTHDLFKNIADAFHLHVNEIIIDELHNETFYAKVVCEVNGEVHEIDARPSDAIAIAVRFNAPLFVTEEIMNEAGIREEQKEEGEEEIPAEAEEEMPLVSSSLDARLDELQNALNEAISNENYEEAARLRDELSRLKSSS, from the coding sequence ATGCGTAAACTTCAGGTAGATATTCTCGGACTTTCTACCAGTCCCCATACCAATGGAGCATATGCCCTCATTCTTTATGAGTTGGAGGGAAAGCGCAAGCTTCCAATTATTATTGGCGGGTTTGAAGCACAGGCCATTGCATTGAAACTTGAAAACATAAAACCCCCGCGTCCCTTTACTCACGATCTTTTCAAAAATATAGCCGATGCATTTCATCTGCACGTCAATGAAATCATTATTGATGAGCTGCATAATGAAACCTTTTATGCCAAGGTTGTCTGTGAGGTAAATGGTGAAGTGCATGAAATCGACGCCCGCCCGAGTGATGCCATTGCTATTGCGGTGAGGTTCAATGCCCCCCTTTTTGTTACCGAAGAGATTATGAATGAGGCCGGTATAAGAGAGGAGCAGAAGGAGGAGGGAGAAGAGGAGATTCCGGCTGAAGCCGAAGAGGAGATGCCGCTGGTATCGTCAAGTCTGGATGCACGGCTTGATGAACTTCAGAATGCGCTTAATGAAGCGATCAGCAATGAGAACTATGAAGAGGCGGCAAGACTTCGTGATGAACTGTCGCGCCTGAAAAGCAGCTCTTGA
- a CDS encoding outer membrane protein has translation MKKTYSLLIAALGFTLSAAPALAADRYVSIFGGASKINSGLLDTGLAATAALGCDYGSNRVEAEVGYQSNGYKANTDDVKVATLMGNGYFDFDLGGVDLYATGGLGVAEASTAFVGSSNTNLAYQFGAGLAAPIGDKVKLDARYRYFTTVDNPALSSNSILLGLRVSF, from the coding sequence ATGAAGAAAACTTATTCACTGCTTATCGCAGCTTTGGGATTTACTCTTTCGGCTGCACCTGCTCTGGCTGCTGACAGGTATGTAAGCATTTTCGGTGGCGCTTCGAAAATTAACAGCGGCTTATTGGACACCGGTCTGGCAGCAACAGCTGCTCTTGGATGTGACTACGGAAGCAACCGGGTTGAGGCTGAAGTAGGCTATCAGAGTAACGGCTATAAAGCCAACACAGACGATGTGAAAGTTGCTACACTCATGGGCAATGGCTACTTTGATTTCGACCTTGGCGGTGTTGATCTCTATGCAACCGGTGGACTTGGTGTGGCTGAAGCTTCAACTGCTTTTGTGGGTAGCAGCAATACCAACCTTGCATACCAGTTTGGTGCCGGCCTTGCCGCTCCCATCGGTGACAAGGTAAAGCTTGATGCACGGTATCGCTACTTTACAACCGTTGACAATCCGGCACTTTCAAGCAACAGTATTCTGCTTGGACTTCGGGTAAGCTTCTGA